The region CTATTTGAAGGCTAATATTCATTCTGCCTCCATATTTTTTCCTTGCCGCAGAAAGAAGTGCCGACTCTAAGGCAGAAAATAGCACCTCTTTACTGATGCCCTTTTCCTTTGCCATCTGCTCGATTAGATGTAAAAGCTCCTTTGTCATAGCTCTACCTCGAGTCTTGCACTCGATATATCATCGAAGGGTATGGTAACCTGTTTTTCAGCCACTATAAGACTAAGAGAGTCCTCGCCCACAGAGAGGATTCTTCCTATAAAAAAACTCTGGTTGTCAATCTTCTTAAGGGTCACGAGCCTTATAAGTTTTCCAATATGTTTTCTAAAGTCCTCGGGCTTTCTAATCGGCCTGTCAAGTCCCGGAGAGGAAACCTCTAATGTGTAGGTCCCCTTAATCGGGTCTTCGACATCCATGAGTGCCTCAAGCTCCCTGCTCATCCTTTCGCAGTCATCGAGTGTGACTCCACCGGGCTTGTCTATTGTGACCCTGAGAAGCATCTTTTTTCCTTTCCGCATAAGCCTGACCTCTTCCAGAGCAAGGCCCTGCGAAGTAGCAACCTCTTTTGCCATCTCATTTATCCTGTCTTCAATCCATGACATATCAAAATAAAAAAAAGTGGGAAAACCCCACTTCTGAAAAATCCACCTGAAAAACCTTATAAAGCTTAACAGTTCCAAAAGATAAATGCAAGCCTGTGTATGGGGGAGGTAGT is a window of Nitrospirota bacterium DNA encoding:
- a CDS encoding ribosome maturation factor RimP, with amino-acid sequence MSWIEDRINEMAKEVATSQGLALEEVRLMRKGKKMLLRVTIDKPGGVTLDDCERMSRELEALMDVEDPIKGTYTLEVSSPGLDRPIRKPEDFRKHIGKLIRLVTLKKIDNQSFFIGRILSVGEDSLSLIVAEKQVTIPFDDISSARLEVEL